From the genome of Cytobacillus firmus, one region includes:
- the tagU gene encoding polyisoprenyl-teichoic acid--peptidoglycan teichoic acid transferase TagU: MRSENKKKKRTWLRVTGILVLLILIGTGVYGYTVYKSLTSAVETMHEPIEREKSEKRTEQITLEKKEPFSVLMLGVDEREGDRGRSDSMIVLTVNPNQNSVKMLSIPRDTRTEIIGKGFDDKINHAYAFGGVEMSMNTVENFLDIPIDYYMQINMEGFKDIVDAVGGVTVNNDLDFTYEGVHFTKGQLTLNGEKALKFSRMRYDDPRGDFGRQLRQREVIQGVLKEGASLSSLTNYDEIFSALGNNIKTNMKFNEMVGIQKNYRAAAKSVEQMSLKGSGTKIDKVYYLMVPDEEKQRVQNELKTHLELN; encoded by the coding sequence ATGAGGTCAGAGAATAAAAAGAAGAAACGAACCTGGCTCCGTGTGACCGGTATCTTGGTTTTGTTAATATTAATCGGCACAGGAGTATATGGATATACCGTATATAAATCATTAACAAGTGCAGTAGAAACAATGCATGAACCGATAGAAAGAGAGAAGTCCGAAAAGCGTACAGAGCAAATTACGCTGGAGAAGAAGGAACCTTTCTCTGTATTGATGCTTGGTGTCGATGAGCGCGAGGGAGACCGCGGACGGTCAGATTCCATGATTGTTCTTACTGTGAATCCAAACCAAAACTCAGTAAAAATGCTTAGTATTCCGCGTGATACAAGGACAGAAATTATTGGAAAAGGTTTTGACGATAAGATTAACCATGCCTATGCATTCGGCGGTGTTGAGATGTCCATGAATACTGTGGAAAACTTCCTTGATATTCCAATTGATTACTATATGCAAATAAACATGGAAGGCTTTAAGGATATTGTTGATGCCGTTGGCGGAGTAACAGTAAATAATGATTTAGATTTCACTTATGAAGGTGTTCATTTTACAAAAGGACAATTAACTTTAAATGGAGAAAAAGCATTAAAGTTCTCCAGAATGAGATATGACGACCCTAGGGGTGACTTTGGCCGCCAGCTTCGGCAGCGTGAGGTGATCCAAGGTGTGCTTAAAGAAGGTGCAAGCTTATCTTCTTTAACAAACTATGATGAAATATTTTCAGCTCTCGGCAATAATATTAAAACCAATATGAAATTCAATGAAATGGTGGGCATTCAGAAAAACTATCGGGCTGCCGCCAAATCAGTTGAACAAATGTCTCTTAAAGGTTCAGGAACAAAAATTGACAAAGTCTATTACTTAATGGTTCCGGATGAGGAAAAACAGCGCGTTCAAAACGAATTAAAAACTCATTTAGAGCTTAATTAA
- a CDS encoding IS1182 family transposase, translating to MLSKHNPIQRDQIEMVALDELVPADHLVRKIEAAINFSFIYDLVKDKYSEKGRPSIDPVILIKLTFIQYTFGIRSMRQTIEELKTNMAYRWFLGYGFHDKVPHFSTFGKNYERRFKDTDLFEQIFYRILKTAAEKNLISVEHVFVDSTHVKASANKRKFEKKVVRKETRAYQERLQEEINQDREDHGKKPFPPDKFDKEEYKEIKESTTDPESGYYVKDERTKQFAYSFHAAADRNGFVLGTIVTPGNTHDSHILEPLVEQVIDKVSKPKAVAADAAYKTPAITSYLLKNDITPALPYTRPRTKEGFFRKHEYVYDEHFDCYICPDGEILKYTTTTKEGYRQYKSDPRICAGCSFLSQCTQSQAHQKLIQRHVWEEHVEEADHLRHHRDVKSIYEKRKETIERVFADAKEKHGMRWTTLRGLKKLSMQAMLTFAAMNLKKMANWTWQGPEMA from the coding sequence ATGCTTTCAAAACATAATCCAATTCAACGGGATCAAATTGAAATGGTTGCTTTAGACGAACTTGTACCAGCGGACCATTTGGTTCGCAAAATTGAAGCAGCGATTAATTTCTCATTCATCTATGACTTGGTAAAAGATAAGTATTCAGAAAAAGGGCGCCCAAGTATTGACCCTGTAATATTAATTAAACTCACATTCATTCAGTATACCTTCGGTATTCGCTCCATGCGTCAAACCATTGAAGAATTGAAAACGAATATGGCTTATCGATGGTTTTTAGGTTATGGCTTTCACGATAAAGTTCCTCACTTCTCAACTTTCGGTAAAAATTATGAGCGTCGATTTAAAGACACCGATCTCTTTGAACAAATATTTTATCGAATCTTAAAAACCGCAGCTGAAAAGAATTTAATTAGTGTCGAACACGTTTTTGTAGATTCTACGCATGTAAAAGCGAGTGCAAATAAACGCAAATTTGAAAAGAAAGTGGTTCGAAAAGAAACCCGTGCCTATCAAGAACGCCTTCAAGAGGAGATTAACCAAGACCGTGAGGATCATGGAAAAAAGCCGTTTCCACCAGATAAGTTTGATAAGGAAGAATACAAAGAAATCAAGGAAAGTACAACGGACCCAGAGAGTGGTTACTATGTAAAAGATGAGCGTACCAAACAGTTCGCCTATTCTTTCCATGCGGCCGCAGACCGCAACGGCTTTGTTCTTGGGACAATTGTAACTCCTGGTAACACGCATGATAGTCATATTCTAGAGCCATTAGTAGAACAGGTCATTGATAAAGTTAGTAAACCAAAAGCTGTTGCGGCAGATGCAGCCTATAAAACACCTGCCATCACGAGCTACTTATTGAAAAACGACATCACTCCTGCCTTACCTTACACACGACCTCGCACAAAAGAGGGTTTCTTCAGAAAACATGAGTATGTTTATGATGAGCATTTTGACTGTTACATTTGCCCGGATGGTGAGATATTAAAATATACAACAACTACAAAGGAAGGGTATCGCCAATATAAATCAGATCCTCGAATTTGTGCTGGATGCTCTTTCTTGTCTCAATGCACACAGAGTCAAGCACATCAAAAACTGATTCAACGTCATGTGTGGGAGGAGCATGTGGAAGAAGCAGATCATCTTCGCCATCATCGAGACGTCAAATCGATCTATGAAAAACGCAAAGAAACAATTGAACGAGTATTCGCAGATGCAAAAGAAAAGCATGGCATGCGTTGGACAACCCTCAGGGGACTTAAAAAATTGTCGATGCAGGCGATGCTTACTTTCGCTGCCATGAATTTGAAGAAAATGGCCAACTGGACTTGGCAAGGTCCAGAAATGGCCTAA